A window from Primulina huaijiensis isolate GDHJ02 chromosome 11, ASM1229523v2, whole genome shotgun sequence encodes these proteins:
- the LOC140988548 gene encoding putative DUF21 domain-containing protein At3g13070, chloroplastic, with protein MGAAAAAAAVPETLLFNRPNFVAYHTTSFRVLCNTWKPSPKFLLKRVRCGALCTPPCNSQASVFNSFRKAPLYSRTTKPSFCRKDESDDVGIVENLGEILARKWLSIVAVAIGVFVILGCRRALALEGIMSTGYGVWERSLSALRTSWPKILQVLTLIKEQGLVLAALLGLSAFFSMAETSITTLWPWKVRELAEKESENGVFKMLRNDVTRFLTTILIGTTVVNIGATALVTEAATAIFGDAGVTAATGVMTVAILLLTEITPKSIAVHNATEVVKFVVRPVAWLSLVLYPVGRVVTYLSMGMLKLLGLKGRSEPYVTEDELKLMLRGAELSGAIEEEEQDMIENVLEIKDTHVREVMTPLVDVVAIDDSATLVDFHNSWVNHQYSRVPVFKERIDNIVGIAYAMDLLGYVQKGELLENSAVGELAHKPAYFVPDSMSVWNLLREFRIRKVHMAVVLNEYGGTVGIVTLEDVVEEIVGEIFDENDSKEEIQKKTGNIVMRADGVYDVDANTTIGQLSEDLYIKMPEGHQYETVSGFVCEAFGYIPRTGETIKVILERANREEHGEYDSSESGRQDENQRSQIFKLEILEGNARKVSAVRFERKTHDDSSLNTKEFTRLVPKIKRRKWSSNDDELDRTETGEVPFNGIGDYMDPSDNDQAREQ; from the exons ATGGGTGCAGCTGCGGCTGCCGCAGCCGTGCCTGAAACTTTACTCTTCAATCGGCCCAATTTCGTCGCCTATCATACTACCTCGTTTAGAGTTCTCTGCAACACTTGGAAACCATCCCCTAAGTTCCTTCTTAAAAGGGTTCGTTGCGGGGCATTGTGTACTCCGCCGTGTAATTCTCAAGCTTCCGTTTTTAACTCTTTTAGAAAAGCTCCCCTGTATTCACGTACGACTAAACCCAGTTTCTGTAGGAAAGATGAGAGCGATGATGTGGGGATTGTCGAAAATTTGGGAGAAATCTTGGCCAGAAAGTGGCTGTCGATTGTTGCTGTGGCGATTGGGGTATTCGTGATATTGGGTTGCCGGAGAGCACTGGCGTTGGAGGGGATCATGAGTACGGGATATGGGGTCTGGGAGCGGAGTTTATCGGCGTTGAGGACCTCATGGCCAAAGATTTTGCAGGTTCTGACGCTTATCAAAGAGCAGGGTTTGGTTCTTGCGGCACTTTTAGGGCTCTCCGCTTTTTTCTCCATGGCCGAGACTTCCATTACCACTCTTTGGCCTTGGAAG GTGCGGGAATTGGCAGAGAAAGAGTCAGAAAATGGTGTCTTTAAAATGCTAAGGAATGATGTTACTCGCTTCCTGACAACCATCCTTATAGGCACCAC AGTGGTAAATATTGGTGCTACAGCATTAGTTACTGAAGCTGCAACTGCAATATTTGGAGACGCTGGTGTCACCGCAGCTACCGGAGTTATGACG GTTGCAATTTTGCTTCTTACTGAGATTACTCCAAAAAGTATAGCCGTTCACAATGCCACAGAGGTTGTTAAATTTGTG GTCAGGCCAGTGGCGTGGCTTTCTCTTGTATTATATCCCGTGGGCAGAGTTGTTACATATTTGTCGATGGGAATGTTAAAACTTCTGGGTTTGAAAGGGAGAAG TGAGCCTTATGTAACTGAAGATGAACTAAAATTGATGTTGCGTGGAGCAGAATTGAGCGGAGCAATCGAGGAGGAAGAACAG GATATGATTGAAAATGTGTTAGAAATAAAAGATACGCATGTTAGAGAGGTAATGACACCTCTTGTCGATGTTGTTGCCATAGATGACAGTGCAACACTGGTTGATTTCCACAATTCATGGGTTAATCATCAATATTCCAG GGTGCCCGTCTTTAAGGAGCGCATTGACAATATTGTTGGTATTGCATATGCAATGGATCTTCTGGGTTACGTCCAGAAG GGGGAACTTCTTGAAAATTCTGCTGTGGGAGAGCTAGCGCATAAACCGGCATACTTTGTTCCTG ATTCAATGTCCGTGTGGAATCTTCTAAGAGAGTTCCGAATAAGGAAGGTGCACATGGCTGTAGTTCTAAATGAATATGGTGGGACCGTTGGC ATAGTGACCCTTGAAGATGTAGTGGAAGAAATTGTTGGtgaaatttttgatgaaaatgatTCGAAA GAAGAAATCCAGAAAAAGACTGGTAATATTGTCATGCGTGCCGATGGTGTATATGATGTGGATGCTAATACTACCATCGGGCAGCTGTCTGAAGACCTCTACATTAAAATGCCGGAG GGTCATCAGTATGAAACCGTGTCAGGCTTTGTATGCGAAGCGTTTGGGTACATCCCGAGGACAGGAGAGACCATAAAAGTTATCCTGGAAAGAGCAAATCGAGAAGAGCATGGCGAATACGACTCATCAGAATCTGGTCGACAAGATGAAAACCAGAGGAGTCAGATTTTTAAGCTTgag ATATTAGAAGGGAATGCCCGAAAGGTTAGCGCTGTTCGATTCGAACGAAAAACCCATGATGATTCGTCGTTAAATACGAAAGAATTTACTCGTTTGGTTCCCAAAATCAAGAGAAGGAAATGGAGCAGCAACGATGATGAATTGGATAGGACAGAGACTGGTGAGGTCCCATTTAATGGAATAGGTGATTATATGGACCCGTCTGATAATGATCAAGCAAGAGAACAGTAG